The following are encoded in a window of Mycolicibacterium tusciae JS617 genomic DNA:
- a CDS encoding non-ribosomal peptide synthetase, translating to MEPNNGGLPLSRGQLDIWLSQESGLVGTEWQLGLLVRIDGPIQRDLLHHAIRQALQEAEPARAAFFEMDGQVFQKPVDYSDLEVPFYDVSDSPDPAERVREIASSIQHTSMPLTGRLVTFALFQTQPDQYYAFGLGHHISVDGVGMALVCRRIASIYTAMVNGESVAPAYFGSLQDLVDLEAGYTASPDFQDDRAYWNDNRPPESGLDRRASQLASRHDAYAASATVQVGQAAIGGIKSLSKTLRIRRHTVMTAALALLARSWSGNGSEVALDFPVSRRVGEESKTLPAMLAGMVPLVLSAPPEATAGEFCRHVDLRIRELLRHQRFPVHGIDDDGNYRGPRQTSDRVAISFLPSRLTLDLAGVPATAAFTNHGPMGHFGLFFSGASDQMFVGSAGPGQPFASFGVANLAERLERIVVAMAADPDRPLSSIDALDAEEHATLELIGNKSVLTEPAPARFSIPELFATHVDSSPDTVALVCGERSWSYRELDEAANRLAHLLVDRGAGPGEFVGLLIPRSAEAVIAILAVLKTGAAYVPIDSSVPAARLEFILADSTPITAVTTAVLRPRLAESGLAVIDVDDPAVDSQPSTALPPPAPDDLAYIIYTSGTTGKPKGVAVTHHSAGQLMRNLDASFPHPATWTLCHSLAFDASVWEIWGPLLRGGRLVVVPEAVASSPEDLHALLIRERVTVLTQTPSAVAMLSPEGLESMALAVVGEALPTELVDRWATGGRVMVNGYGPTETTICAAVSAPLSPGSGVAPIGSPTPGAALFVLDTWMQPVPAGVVGELYVAGAGVTVGYLGRPDLTASRFVACPFGEPGARMYRTGDLVSWGEDGQLQYLGRADAQVKIRGYRIELGEIQASLAGLDRVEQAAVIVREDRPGDKRLVGYITGPADLADVRTQLADRLPPYMVPAAIVVLETLPLTSNGKLDTRALPAPEYQGVGTDYRAPATAIEEILAGIYAQVLGVERVGVDDSFFDLGGDSILSMQVVARARAAGVLCRPRDIFVEQTVAKLAAVATVVGGEAAVVDEGIGAVVPTPIIRWLHDVEGPVDEFNQTLVLQAPDGVSQADVEIVVQALLDRHATLRLRAQDHDGTNEWSLTVPEPGAVNAGDCVHVVDALSDEALVAARSRLNPAAGAMLSALWVAGSSQLVLVIHHLAVDGVSWRILLEDINIAWAQHHSGQPVELPTGGTSFQRWASLLDEHARSSAVVKNAEAWQQVASLPNALPAPQPEVDTYANAGRLAVSLDVDTTRQLLGEVPAAFHAGVQDILLIAFGLAWAELLGHGAAPTGFDVEGHGRHEELGPDVDLSRTVGWFTTKYPAALAVGGLSWEQVTAGDAALGALIKDAKEQLRALPDGLTYGLLRYLNPDVDLGGTDPVIGFNYLGRLGAGAGDLSDDLWRLSPDSLSLADVASAVPLRLAHTVELNAGTADTDAGPQLQAAWTWAPSALDDDQIDRLSRLWFEALAGICAHVQHGGGGLTPSDLAPARLSQRQIDELQQQNRFADVLPLTPLQQGLLFQAGFLEGSGDDVYAVQLGITVAGALDADRLRDAVSAMVGRHPNLAARFVSEQFDEPVQIIPADPEIAWQYVELDSSAADVDQQIEQLCAAERAAVCDLSGAQPLFRAALIRTPENQHRLVVTIHHIVIDGWSLPILLQDIFAGYFGQRLPAPASYRNFVTWLADQDDDAAKAAWGQVLDGFDTPTLVAPPAQAGVRGVESYRLSAEMTQALGELARSQQTTVNTALQAAWAQLLMWLTGHQDVAFGTAVSGRPVELAGADSMVGLLINTVPVRANMKAATTVADLLGQLQRAHNDTVEHEHLALAEIHRAVGQDRLFDTLFVYENYPIDPGALLSVQDLTVTDFSSREYNHYPLSVVATPGHEVSLRVEYDTEVFDTAEVETLIRRLERVLVAMAANPTEKLSSIDLLAAGERDQLDEWGNRAVFGRPPTTQLSITAMFDDQVTRAPEAVAVTFEGRSITYGELDEAANRLAHRLAGLGAGPGQRVALMLPRTHEAIAAILAILKTGAAYLPIDPAHPDARIEFVLGDAAPVAAITTADLRARLEPLDVPVIDVNDPAVDPQPGVGLAAPTPDDIAYIIYTSGTTGTPKGVAVTHRNVTRLLESLDVELSLGQVWTQCHSLAFDYSVWEIWGALLYGGRLLIVPDSVVRSAEELHALLVAEQVSVLSQTPSAFYALQTADALQPELGQQLKLQTVVFGGEALEPQRLSTWMHSHPGLPRMINMYGITETTVHASFREIGEGDIAGNSSPIGLPLEHLAFFVLDEWMRQVPVGVVGELYVAGAGLASGYVGRSDLTSTRFVACPFGGPGARMYRTGDLVRWGADGQLRYEGRADKQVKIRGYRIELGEIQAVLAGLDGVDQAAVIVREDRPGDKRLVGYVTGAVDPATARAKLAERLPTYMVPAAVVVLETLPLTVNGKLDTRALPAPEFNDADSYRAPSGAFEEILAGIYAEVLGVERVGVDDSFFDLGGDSILSMQVVARARAAGLVCRPRDIFVEQTVGRLAQVTVFADDTGGAVDAGVGPVVSTPIMGWLNSLDGPVDQFNQTVVVQAPAGVGEDDVVVVLQALLDRHAMLRLLEDDDGAGGVSLSVPEVGAVDARSCLHSVNAFSEAALVEARSRLNPAAGAMLTALWVSDTRQLVLMVHHLAVDAVSWRILLEDINIAWAQHHSGQDVALPTGGTSFARWSALLDEHARSSAVVEKAEAWRQVGAVPAALPAVKPEVDTYANAGQWSVELDADTTRQLLGEVPAAFHAGVQDILLIAFALAFAEFLGSDGASLAIDVEGHGRQEELGDTDLSRTVGWFTSKYPVALSLSGVSWGQVTAGDAALSALIKDAKEQLRALPDGLTYGLLRYMNPDVDLGGSDPSIGFNYLGRLGAAAAELSEDFWRIDQDDVSIIAAATAVPTPLGHTVELNAGTMDTDTGPHLHATWTWATSALDHEQVSRVGQLWFDALAGICAHVRQGGGGLTPSDVLPARVSQQQIDELTQQYPIADVLPLTPLQQGLLFHTGAAPGNEDLYAVQLDITVAGRLDPERLRDAVQKMVNRHPNLVARFNEDFGEPVQVIPADPELTWQYVELDGGAADIEDQIQQLSTAERAAVCELVDNSPFRAALIRTAADQYRFVLTNHHIVLDGWSKPILLQEIFAGYFGARLPAPATYRRFVTWLARQDRDAAQAAWRKTLAGFDTPTLVGPPGRLSLGRRGVEEFQVSAETTQALGELARSCRTTVSTVLQGAWAQMLMWLTGHHDVAFGTAVSGRPADLPGAESMVGLLINTVPVRASVTPTTTIADLLNQLQSGYTDTLEHQHLALNEIHRATGHDQLFDTVFIYENYPIDTSGMLNVPEMAITGYTNREYNHYPLSVQAVPGNELGLRVEFDMDVFTTARVGKLVDRFRRVLEAMTADTRGKS from the coding sequence GCTGGATATACAGCCTCCCCAGACTTCCAGGACGACCGTGCCTACTGGAACGACAATCGTCCACCGGAAAGCGGACTGGATCGCCGAGCGTCCCAACTGGCCAGCCGGCATGACGCGTACGCGGCTTCGGCGACCGTTCAAGTAGGTCAAGCGGCCATCGGCGGCATCAAGTCGCTGTCAAAGACATTGCGCATCCGTCGCCATACGGTGATGACCGCGGCGTTGGCGTTGTTGGCGCGATCGTGGTCCGGCAACGGCTCAGAGGTCGCGCTGGACTTCCCGGTCAGCAGGCGGGTGGGCGAAGAGTCGAAGACACTTCCCGCAATGCTCGCCGGAATGGTACCGCTGGTGCTGTCGGCGCCACCCGAAGCCACGGCAGGCGAGTTCTGTCGGCATGTCGATCTGCGCATACGAGAGTTGTTGCGACATCAGCGATTTCCGGTACACGGTATCGACGACGACGGAAACTATCGTGGTCCCAGGCAGACGTCAGATCGGGTCGCGATCAGCTTCCTGCCGTCCCGGCTCACCTTGGACCTCGCCGGTGTACCAGCAACAGCGGCCTTTACCAATCACGGTCCGATGGGTCACTTCGGATTGTTCTTCTCCGGCGCCAGCGACCAGATGTTCGTCGGATCCGCGGGTCCAGGGCAGCCGTTCGCCAGTTTCGGAGTCGCGAATTTGGCGGAGCGCCTGGAGCGCATCGTGGTGGCGATGGCGGCCGATCCGGATCGGCCGCTGTCGTCCATAGACGCGCTGGACGCCGAAGAGCACGCGACTCTGGAACTCATCGGGAACAAATCGGTGTTGACCGAACCGGCGCCCGCCCGGTTCTCGATTCCGGAATTGTTCGCCACGCATGTGGATAGCTCCCCGGACACGGTGGCGCTGGTGTGTGGGGAGCGGTCGTGGTCCTATCGCGAGTTGGATGAGGCGGCCAACCGATTGGCCCACCTGCTCGTAGACCGCGGCGCCGGCCCTGGTGAATTCGTAGGGCTGCTGATTCCCCGCTCCGCGGAGGCGGTCATCGCGATCCTCGCGGTCCTCAAGACCGGGGCGGCGTATGTGCCCATCGACTCGTCGGTGCCGGCGGCGCGGCTGGAGTTCATCCTCGCCGATTCCACACCGATCACGGCGGTGACCACCGCCGTGCTACGGCCTCGGCTGGCCGAGTCCGGCTTGGCGGTCATCGATGTCGACGATCCCGCGGTCGACTCTCAACCCAGCACGGCGCTGCCGCCTCCAGCTCCTGATGACCTGGCGTACATCATCTACACCTCGGGCACCACCGGAAAGCCTAAAGGGGTGGCCGTCACCCACCACAGCGCCGGCCAGCTGATGAGAAATCTGGATGCCAGTTTCCCGCACCCAGCCACCTGGACGTTGTGCCATTCGTTGGCGTTTGACGCTTCGGTGTGGGAGATCTGGGGACCGCTGCTACGAGGTGGCCGACTGGTGGTGGTGCCCGAAGCGGTCGCGAGCTCACCGGAGGATCTCCACGCCCTGCTGATCAGGGAACGGGTCACGGTCTTGACTCAGACTCCCTCGGCGGTGGCGATGCTGTCGCCGGAGGGACTGGAATCGATGGCGTTGGCGGTGGTCGGCGAGGCCCTCCCGACCGAGCTGGTCGATCGGTGGGCGACGGGCGGGCGGGTGATGGTCAACGGCTACGGCCCGACCGAGACAACGATTTGCGCGGCGGTCAGTGCGCCACTGTCGCCGGGGTCCGGGGTGGCGCCGATCGGTTCGCCCACGCCGGGGGCGGCACTGTTTGTGTTGGACACCTGGATGCAGCCGGTGCCCGCAGGGGTGGTCGGTGAGTTGTATGTGGCGGGCGCTGGGGTGACGGTCGGCTACCTGGGTCGGCCCGACCTGACGGCATCGCGGTTTGTGGCGTGCCCATTCGGGGAACCGGGGGCGCGGATGTATCGCACCGGGGATTTGGTGAGCTGGGGCGAGGATGGCCAGCTGCAATATCTGGGCCGCGCCGATGCTCAGGTCAAAATCCGCGGCTATCGCATCGAGTTGGGGGAGATTCAGGCTTCCCTGGCCGGATTGGACCGGGTGGAACAGGCCGCGGTGATCGTTCGTGAGGACCGCCCCGGCGACAAGCGCCTGGTCGGTTACATCACCGGCCCCGCAGATCTGGCCGACGTCCGCACCCAGCTGGCCGATCGGCTACCGCCGTATATGGTGCCTGCCGCAATCGTGGTGCTGGAGACGCTGCCACTGACATCCAACGGCAAACTGGACACCCGGGCCCTACCGGCTCCGGAATATCAGGGCGTCGGCACTGACTATCGGGCCCCGGCCACCGCGATCGAGGAGATCTTGGCCGGTATCTATGCCCAGGTGTTGGGTGTGGAGCGGGTCGGGGTGGATGACTCGTTCTTCGACCTGGGCGGCGACAGCATCCTGTCGATGCAGGTGGTGGCCCGCGCGCGGGCGGCGGGGGTGTTGTGCCGTCCGCGTGACATCTTCGTCGAGCAGACGGTCGCCAAGCTGGCCGCTGTGGCCACGGTGGTCGGTGGTGAGGCCGCAGTCGTCGACGAGGGTATCGGCGCGGTGGTGCCCACTCCGATCATCCGTTGGTTGCACGACGTCGAGGGTCCGGTCGATGAGTTCAACCAGACTCTGGTGCTGCAGGCCCCCGACGGTGTGAGCCAGGCCGACGTCGAAATCGTCGTCCAGGCGCTGCTGGATCGGCACGCCACCTTGCGGTTGCGCGCGCAGGATCACGACGGGACCAATGAGTGGTCCCTGACCGTGCCCGAGCCCGGCGCGGTGAACGCCGGTGATTGCGTGCATGTGGTCGACGCGTTGTCCGATGAGGCGTTGGTGGCGGCGCGGTCGCGGTTGAACCCGGCTGCCGGGGCGATGCTCAGTGCGCTGTGGGTGGCCGGGTCGAGCCAGTTGGTGTTGGTGATCCATCACTTGGCAGTTGATGGGGTGTCGTGGCGGATCCTGTTGGAAGACATCAATATTGCGTGGGCCCAGCATCACAGCGGGCAGCCGGTGGAGTTGCCGACGGGCGGGACATCGTTTCAGCGGTGGGCCTCGCTGCTCGATGAACATGCGCGCAGTTCGGCGGTCGTAAAGAACGCGGAGGCTTGGCAGCAGGTGGCGTCGCTACCGAACGCGTTGCCTGCACCGCAACCCGAGGTCGATACCTACGCCAACGCCGGCCGGCTGGCGGTGTCGTTGGATGTGGACACCACGCGGCAGCTGTTGGGTGAGGTGCCTGCGGCGTTTCATGCAGGCGTCCAGGACATCCTGCTGATTGCGTTCGGGTTGGCCTGGGCGGAGTTGTTGGGCCACGGTGCGGCGCCGACGGGTTTTGATGTGGAGGGCCACGGCCGCCATGAGGAGCTGGGCCCCGATGTCGACTTGTCGCGCACGGTGGGCTGGTTCACCACCAAGTATCCGGCGGCGTTGGCTGTGGGCGGGTTGTCCTGGGAGCAGGTGACCGCCGGCGACGCTGCGCTGGGTGCGCTGATCAAGGACGCCAAGGAGCAGCTGCGTGCGCTGCCCGACGGTCTTACCTACGGTCTGCTGCGTTACTTGAACCCCGATGTCGACCTGGGCGGAACCGATCCGGTCATCGGGTTCAACTATCTGGGCCGCCTCGGCGCGGGTGCGGGTGATCTTTCCGATGATTTGTGGCGACTCAGCCCGGACAGCCTGTCCCTGGCCGATGTGGCCTCGGCGGTGCCCCTGCGGCTGGCGCACACCGTGGAGCTCAATGCCGGCACCGCCGATACCGACGCCGGCCCGCAGCTGCAGGCCGCTTGGACATGGGCGCCCTCGGCGCTCGATGACGATCAGATCGATCGGCTGAGCCGGCTGTGGTTCGAGGCGCTGGCGGGCATCTGCGCGCACGTGCAACACGGTGGCGGCGGGCTGACCCCGTCGGATCTGGCGCCCGCTCGGCTGAGTCAAAGGCAGATCGACGAGCTGCAGCAGCAGAATCGGTTCGCCGATGTGCTGCCGTTGACTCCGCTGCAGCAAGGCCTGTTGTTCCAGGCCGGCTTCCTGGAGGGGTCCGGCGACGATGTGTATGCGGTGCAATTGGGTATCACGGTGGCCGGTGCGCTGGATGCCGACCGGCTGCGTGACGCGGTGTCGGCGATGGTCGGGCGTCACCCCAACCTTGCGGCGCGTTTCGTCTCTGAACAGTTCGACGAGCCGGTGCAGATCATCCCGGCCGATCCCGAGATCGCCTGGCAGTACGTCGAACTCGACAGCAGCGCAGCAGATGTCGATCAGCAGATCGAGCAGTTGTGCGCCGCGGAACGTGCGGCGGTCTGTGATCTGTCTGGTGCGCAGCCGCTGTTTCGTGCTGCACTGATCCGCACGCCGGAGAACCAGCACCGGCTTGTGGTGACGATCCATCACATCGTGATCGACGGCTGGTCGTTGCCGATCCTGTTGCAGGACATCTTCGCCGGCTACTTCGGGCAGCGGTTGCCCGCGCCCGCGTCGTACCGCAATTTCGTGACCTGGCTCGCCGATCAGGATGACGACGCCGCCAAAGCGGCCTGGGGTCAGGTGTTGGACGGTTTCGACACCCCCACCCTCGTCGCGCCGCCGGCGCAGGCCGGTGTGCGGGGCGTGGAGTCGTACCGGTTGTCGGCGGAGATGACCCAGGCGCTCGGTGAGTTGGCGCGCAGCCAGCAGACGACGGTCAACACGGCGCTGCAGGCGGCGTGGGCGCAATTGTTGATGTGGCTGACCGGGCATCAGGATGTCGCGTTCGGCACCGCGGTGTCGGGACGGCCGGTGGAATTGGCCGGCGCAGATTCCATGGTCGGGCTGTTGATCAACACGGTGCCCGTGCGCGCGAACATGAAAGCCGCGACCACCGTGGCCGACTTGCTTGGCCAGTTGCAGCGCGCACACAACGACACTGTGGAGCACGAGCATCTGGCGCTCGCCGAGATTCATCGGGCCGTCGGGCAGGACCGCCTGTTCGACACCTTGTTCGTCTACGAGAACTACCCGATCGACCCGGGCGCGCTGTTGAGCGTGCAGGACTTGACTGTCACCGACTTCAGCAGCCGCGAATACAACCACTACCCGCTGTCGGTGGTGGCGACGCCGGGTCACGAGGTGAGCCTGCGCGTCGAATACGACACCGAAGTGTTCGATACGGCAGAAGTCGAAACCCTGATCCGTCGGCTCGAGCGGGTGTTGGTGGCCATGGCCGCCAACCCCACCGAAAAGTTGTCGTCCATTGATCTGCTGGCCGCAGGTGAGCGCGACCAACTCGACGAATGGGGCAACCGGGCGGTGTTCGGCCGGCCACCCACTACGCAGCTGTCGATCACGGCGATGTTCGACGACCAGGTGACCCGCGCCCCGGAGGCGGTGGCGGTCACGTTCGAGGGCCGTTCGATCACCTACGGTGAGCTCGATGAGGCCGCCAATCGGTTGGCCCATCGATTGGCCGGCCTCGGCGCAGGCCCGGGACAACGTGTCGCGCTGATGCTTCCTCGCACGCACGAAGCGATCGCGGCGATCCTGGCCATACTGAAGACCGGGGCGGCGTATCTGCCGATCGACCCCGCCCATCCCGATGCCCGCATCGAGTTCGTGCTCGGTGACGCCGCGCCGGTCGCCGCAATCACCACCGCGGATCTGCGCGCGCGGCTAGAGCCGCTCGACGTGCCCGTCATCGATGTCAACGACCCCGCCGTCGATCCCCAACCGGGCGTCGGGCTGGCCGCTCCGACGCCTGATGACATCGCCTATATCATCTACACCTCCGGCACCACCGGAACGCCCAAAGGTGTTGCGGTCACCCACCGCAATGTCACCAGGCTGCTGGAATCACTCGACGTCGAACTGTCGCTGGGACAGGTGTGGACGCAGTGCCATTCCCTGGCGTTCGACTACTCGGTGTGGGAGATCTGGGGTGCGCTCCTTTACGGTGGGCGACTGCTGATCGTGCCGGATTCGGTCGTTCGGTCGGCCGAAGAACTCCACGCGTTGCTGGTCGCCGAACAGGTCAGCGTTCTCAGCCAGACGCCATCGGCGTTTTATGCGCTGCAAACCGCCGACGCGCTGCAGCCGGAGCTGGGACAGCAACTGAAGCTTCAGACGGTGGTCTTCGGCGGCGAAGCGCTTGAACCACAGCGTCTTTCGACGTGGATGCATAGCCACCCGGGGTTGCCGCGCATGATCAACATGTACGGCATCACCGAGACGACGGTGCATGCCTCGTTCCGGGAGATCGGCGAGGGAGACATCGCCGGCAACTCCAGCCCCATCGGCTTGCCTCTGGAGCATCTTGCCTTCTTCGTGCTGGACGAATGGATGCGGCAGGTACCGGTCGGTGTGGTCGGCGAGCTGTATGTCGCCGGCGCCGGTCTGGCCAGCGGCTATGTCGGTCGGTCCGATCTGACGTCGACGCGGTTCGTGGCGTGCCCGTTCGGAGGTCCAGGAGCGCGGATGTATCGCACCGGTGATCTGGTGCGCTGGGGGGCTGATGGACAGCTGCGGTACGAGGGTCGCGCCGACAAGCAGGTCAAGATCCGCGGTTACCGCATCGAGTTGGGGGAGATCCAGGCCGTGTTGGCAGGTCTGGACGGCGTCGACCAGGCGGCGGTGATCGTGCGCGAGGACCGTCCCGGCGACAAGCGGCTGGTGGGCTACGTGACTGGCGCGGTCGACCCCGCCACGGCGCGTGCGAAGCTCGCCGAACGCCTACCGACGTACATGGTGCCCGCCGCCGTGGTGGTGCTGGAAACGCTGCCGTTGACGGTCAACGGGAAACTCGATACCCGTGCCCTGCCGGCACCGGAGTTCAACGACGCGGACAGCTACCGCGCGCCGTCCGGTGCATTCGAGGAGATCCTGGCAGGCATTTACGCCGAAGTGCTTGGGGTCGAGCGGGTCGGGGTCGATGACTCGTTCTTCGACCTGGGCGGGGACAGCATTCTGTCGATGCAGGTGGTGGCCCGCGCGCGGGCGGCCGGGCTGGTGTGTCGGCCGCGCGACATCTTCGTCGAGCAGACCGTAGGCCGGCTCGCACAAGTGACCGTCTTCGCCGACGACACGGGCGGCGCAGTCGATGCGGGTGTCGGGCCTGTGGTGTCCACCCCGATCATGGGTTGGCTGAACAGTCTGGATGGTCCGGTTGACCAGTTCAACCAGACGGTGGTGGTGCAGGCCCCCGCGGGCGTCGGCGAGGACGATGTGGTTGTCGTGCTGCAGGCCCTGCTGGACCGGCACGCCATGTTGCGGCTACTCGAAGATGACGACGGCGCCGGCGGCGTGTCATTGAGTGTGCCCGAGGTGGGCGCGGTTGATGCGCGCAGTTGCCTGCACTCGGTGAACGCCTTCTCTGAAGCCGCGCTGGTGGAGGCGCGGTCGCGGTTGAATCCAGCTGCTGGGGCGATGTTGACTGCGTTGTGGGTGTCTGACACCCGCCAGTTGGTGTTGATGGTCCATCACCTGGCCGTGGACGCTGTGTCGTGGCGAATTCTGTTGGAAGACATCAATATTGCCTGGGCTCAGCATCACAGCGGACAGGACGTCGCGTTGCCGACGGGCGGCACCTCGTTTGCCCGCTGGTCAGCGCTGCTCGATGAGCATGCACGCAGTTCGGCGGTCGTGGAGAAGGCCGAGGCCTGGCGGCAGGTGGGTGCTGTTCCGGCCGCGTTGCCTGCGGTCAAGCCCGAGGTCGACACCTACGCCAATGCCGGGCAATGGTCGGTAGAGCTGGACGCCGACACCACCCGGCAGCTGCTGGGGGAGGTGCCCGCGGCGTTCCATGCCGGCGTGCAAGACATCCTGCTCATCGCGTTCGCGTTGGCGTTCGCCGAGTTCTTGGGGTCCGACGGCGCATCGCTCGCCATCGACGTCGAGGGCCACGGCCGCCAAGAGGAACTGGGCGACACTGACTTGTCCCGCACGGTGGGCTGGTTCACCTCCAAGTACCCGGTGGCGCTGAGCTTGAGTGGAGTGTCCTGGGGGCAGGTGACCGCCGGCGACGCTGCGCTGAGTGCGCTGATCAAGGATGCCAAGGAGCAACTGCGCGCGCTGCCCGATGGGCTTACCTACGGTCTGTTGCGCTATATGAACCCCGACGTGGATCTGGGTGGGTCGGATCCCTCGATCGGCTTCAACTATCTGGGCCGGTTGGGCGCGGCCGCGGCCGAGCTCTCCGAGGATTTCTGGCGGATTGACCAAGACGATGTGTCGATCATCGCTGCGGCCACCGCGGTGCCAACGCCGCTCGGACACACCGTGGAGCTCAACGCAGGCACCATGGACACAGACACCGGCCCGCACCTGCATGCGACGTGGACGTGGGCGACCTCGGCGTTGGATCACGAGCAGGTCAGCCGGGTCGGCCAGTTGTGGTTCGACGCGCTGGCCGGTATCTGTGCGCACGTGCGACAGGGCGGCGGCGGGTTGACCCCGTCGGACGTCTTGCCGGCCAGGGTGAGCCAGCAGCAGATCGACGAGCTGACACAGCAATATCCGATCGCCGATGTGCTGCCGCTGACCCCGCTACAGCAAGGGCTGTTGTTCCACACTGGCGCCGCGCCCGGCAACGAGGACCTGTATGCGGTCCAGCTGGACATCACGGTGGCCGGCCGGCTCGATCCCGAGCGTCTTCGCGATGCCGTGCAGAAGATGGTGAATCGTCATCCGAACCTGGTGGCCCGCTTCAACGAGGACTTCGGTGAGCCGGTGCAGGTCATCCCGGCCGATCCGGAGCTGACATGGCAATATGTCGAGCTTGACGGCGGCGCCGCCGATATCGAGGACCAGATTCAGCAGCTGAGCACCGCCGAACGCGCCGCGGTGTGCGAGCTGGTCGACAACTCGCCGTTCAGAGCTGCATTGATCCGCACAGCGGCAGACCAGTACCGGTTCGTGCTCACAAATCACCACATTGTGCTGGACGGCTGGTCGAAACCGATCCTGCTGCAAGAGATATTCGCCGGCTACTTCGGTGCCCGGCTGCCCGCGCCTGCGACCTATCGACGGTTTGTCACCTGGTTGGCTCGACAGGATCGGGATGCGGCGCAGGCAGCGTGGCGTAAAACGCTCGCCGGTTTCGACACCCCAACCCTGGTTGGTCCGCCAGGGCGGTTGTCTCTCGGGCGGCGCGGTGTCGAAGAGTTCCAGGTGTCGGCCGAGACCACACAGGCTCTCGGCGAGCTGGCGCGCTCATGCCGCACCACCGTCAGCACGGTGCTGCAGGGTGCGTGGGCGCAGATGCTGATGTGGCTGACCGGCCACCATGATGTGGCCTTCGGCACCGCCGTTTCCGGACGGCCAGCTGATTTGCCGGGTGCGGAATCCATGGTTGGACTTTTGATCAATACCGTGCCAGTGCGGGCAAGTGTCACCCCAACCACCACAATTGCCGATTTGCTGAACCAATTACAAAGCGGGTACACTGACACGTTAGAACATCAACATTTGGCGCTGAATGAGATCCACCGCGCCACCGGACACGACCAACTTTTCGACACAGTCTTCATTTACGAGAACTATCCGATCGACACATCGGGCATGTTGAACGTGCCCGAAATGGCGATCACCGGCTACACCAACCGCGAGTACAACCATTACCCGCTGTCGGTTCAGGCTGTGCCCGGTAACGAATTGGGCCTGCGCGTCGAATTCGATATGGACGTGTTCACCACCGCCCGCGTTGGAAAGCTGGTTGATCGATTCCGACGCGTGCTCGAAGCGATGACCGCAGACACGAGGGGGAAGTCATGA